One stretch of Brevibacillus laterosporus DNA includes these proteins:
- a CDS encoding NupC/NupG family nucleoside CNT transporter: MDFLRGLLGVMAVLFIAFLFCNNKKGIKWRPIVGGLAIQFLFAFIVLKWEAGRAALSKFTDVMNHIIGYANEGITFLFGGLYTPDSKISFVVAFNVVPMVIFFAALISILYYLGIMQLFIKYIGGGISKILGTSKAESMSAAANIFVGQTEAPLVIRPFLAQLTRSELFAVLTGGLASIAGTMLAAYSLLGIPMEYLLAASFMAAPAGLVIAKLFFPETENMKDRDVKLEKNEATNIFDAAARGAGDGLHLALNVGAMLLAFVALVALANGLLGYVGGLFGFELTLQKIFGYLFSPLAFAVGVPWSEAVQAGSYIGQKIVLNEFVAYIDMAKNMANLAPKTVAILSFALCGFANFGSMAMLIGGLGSLVPERRSEIAQVGMKVIIAGTLASLLNAAIAGIFL; this comes from the coding sequence ATGGATTTTCTACGTGGCCTCCTTGGGGTAATGGCTGTTCTATTTATTGCGTTCCTGTTTTGTAACAATAAGAAAGGCATCAAATGGCGTCCAATCGTTGGTGGGTTAGCTATTCAGTTTCTTTTTGCCTTCATTGTATTAAAGTGGGAAGCAGGTCGAGCTGCGTTAAGTAAGTTCACTGATGTAATGAACCACATTATTGGGTATGCAAATGAAGGAATCACCTTCCTTTTTGGCGGACTGTACACTCCTGATTCTAAAATTTCGTTTGTCGTAGCATTTAATGTAGTACCGATGGTTATTTTCTTTGCAGCATTAATTTCTATTTTGTACTATTTAGGCATTATGCAACTTTTTATTAAATACATTGGTGGCGGTATTTCTAAAATTTTAGGTACAAGTAAGGCTGAATCTATGTCAGCAGCAGCAAATATTTTTGTGGGACAAACGGAAGCACCGTTGGTTATTCGTCCCTTCTTAGCTCAATTGACTCGTTCAGAGCTGTTTGCTGTACTAACCGGTGGACTTGCCTCTATCGCAGGTACGATGCTTGCAGCTTACTCCTTGTTAGGCATCCCGATGGAATATTTGTTAGCAGCGAGTTTTATGGCAGCACCTGCTGGATTGGTTATTGCCAAGCTATTCTTCCCAGAAACCGAGAATATGAAAGATCGGGATGTAAAGCTGGAAAAAAATGAAGCAACTAACATATTTGATGCAGCAGCACGTGGAGCTGGAGATGGTCTGCATTTGGCACTTAATGTAGGAGCGATGCTGTTGGCGTTTGTAGCATTGGTTGCTTTGGCGAATGGCTTGCTTGGCTATGTTGGGGGATTGTTTGGTTTTGAATTAACCCTGCAAAAGATTTTTGGTTACCTCTTTTCACCGCTGGCTTTTGCAGTAGGGGTACCATGGTCTGAGGCTGTTCAAGCGGGTTCTTATATTGGGCAAAAAATTGTATTGAATGAGTTCGTAGCCTATATTGATATGGCTAAAAACATGGCAAATTTAGCGCCAAAAACAGTAGCGATCTTAAGCTTTGCACTTTGTGGATTTGCTAACTTTGGTTCTATGGCAATGCTAATTGGTGGATTAGGTTCACTTGTACCCGAACGACGTAGTGAAATTGCACAAGTTGGTATGAAGGTTATCATTGCTGGAACCTTGGCCTCCCTGCTAAATGCCGCGATTGCTGGGATTTTCTTGTAA
- a CDS encoding purine-nucleoside phosphorylase, with product MHKWEAIDEANRYIKERIDQTPTIGLILGSGLGELANELADAIVIPYQDIPHFVMSTVDYHAGKLVIGKLEGKTVVAMQGRFHYYEGHSVEAVTFPIRVMRMLGVEQIILTNASGGLYIDQQPGDLMLVTDHINLMGINPLIGANDDRLGDRFPDMSTTYCKSLAQIARQVAKETNVPLKEGVYVAFTGPSFETPAEVKMARLIGGDAVGMSTVPEVIVANHAGIKVLTISCICNLAAGILPQPITAEEVYEAAGQAKENFSKLLRGIVKNM from the coding sequence ATGCATAAGTGGGAAGCTATAGATGAAGCTAACAGGTATATTAAAGAAAGAATAGATCAAACCCCAACAATCGGTTTAATTCTAGGATCTGGTCTAGGCGAATTAGCCAATGAGTTAGCTGATGCCATTGTTATTCCCTATCAAGACATTCCTCATTTTGTGATGTCGACAGTTGATTATCATGCAGGGAAGCTAGTTATTGGCAAGCTAGAAGGCAAAACTGTTGTAGCTATGCAAGGTCGCTTTCATTATTATGAAGGCCACAGTGTCGAAGCAGTAACATTCCCAATTCGTGTAATGAGGATGCTGGGAGTAGAGCAAATCATATTGACAAACGCAAGTGGTGGGTTGTATATAGACCAACAACCAGGTGATTTAATGCTGGTAACGGATCACATTAATCTGATGGGAATAAATCCGTTGATTGGCGCTAATGATGATCGATTAGGGGATCGCTTCCCAGATATGAGCACCACATATTGTAAATCCTTAGCTCAGATTGCGAGACAGGTAGCAAAGGAGACAAATGTTCCTTTAAAAGAGGGTGTCTATGTTGCTTTTACAGGTCCTTCCTTTGAAACTCCAGCTGAAGTTAAAATGGCTCGTTTGATAGGTGGAGATGCAGTAGGAATGTCGACCGTACCAGAGGTAATTGTAGCAAATCATGCAGGTATCAAGGTTTTGACCATTTCGTGTATTTGCAATCTAGCAGCAGGTATTTTACCACAACCTATTACAGCGGAAGAGGTATATGAGGCAGCAGGTCAAGCAAAAGAAAACTTTTCCAAGCTATTACGAGGGATCGTTAAAAATATGTAA
- a CDS encoding IS3 family transposase (programmed frameshift): MAKKGQTFQRYTMEFKQKAIALYEQKGISYEAIAKELGVPSPTQIKNWVRKYRDGDGLEDQRGKTSKRDNPFIGRPRTKFTNVEEERDYLKAQVEYLKKRLSKSTRGGWVSKVARFAVIDQLVRKYPVTWLVEIAKVSRAGYYKWKHTQEERAKRQQHNKLIKEHMMAIHRVHPYFGYPRMRIALRKKGFIVNHKRVYRLMKEMNVQSIIRKKRRFFGKTASIVNPNLLNRKFTAEKPNQLYVTDITFVALNDRFYYLSVIQDLFNNEVVAWKVSHRNDLKLVLDTLEQLAKQRDVQEAILHSDQGFQYTSKQYNKRLREFGVRGSHSRKGNCLDNACIESFFSHLKTETLYFSECKTDEELFQAIEKYIWFYNHERFQKKLNQCAPVEYRNTLAA, encoded by the exons ATGGCTAAAAAAGGACAAACATTTCAACGATATACGATGGAATTTAAACAGAAGGCTATTGCTCTTTACGAACAAAAAGGGATCAGCTATGAAGCGATTGCCAAAGAATTGGGAGTGCCTAGTCCTACTCAGATCAAGAATTGGGTCAGGAAATACCGAGACGGAGATGGTTTAGAGGATCAACGAGGTAAAACATCTAAAAGAGATAATCCTTTTATAGGGCGTCCACGTACAAAATTCACTAACGTGGAAGAGGAAAGAGATTATTTAAAAGCGCAGGTAGAATACTTAAAAAAGCGTT TATCCAAATCTACACGGGGAGGGTGGGTTTCAAAAGTAGCTCGGTTTGCGGTTATTGATCAGTTGGTAAGGAAGTACCCTGTTACTTGGTTAGTGGAGATAGCCAAAGTTTCCCGCGCTGGTTACTACAAGTGGAAACATACGCAAGAAGAACGTGCAAAAAGGCAACAACATAATAAACTCATAAAGGAACATATGATGGCGATTCATCGTGTACATCCATACTTCGGTTATCCAAGAATGCGAATTGCATTGAGAAAGAAAGGATTTATTGTGAATCACAAGAGGGTATATCGGTTGATGAAGGAGATGAACGTTCAGTCCATCATTCGTAAGAAACGGCGCTTTTTTGGTAAAACTGCATCCATTGTTAACCCTAACTTACTTAATCGAAAGTTCACAGCCGAAAAACCAAATCAATTGTATGTAACAGATATTACATTTGTAGCACTGAACGATCGATTTTATTACCTATCGGTAATCCAAGATCTCTTTAACAACGAAGTTGTTGCCTGGAAGGTTTCTCATCGGAATGATTTAAAACTTGTTTTAGATACTCTGGAGCAGTTAGCAAAACAAAGAGACGTGCAGGAAGCCATCCTGCATTCTGATCAGGGCTTCCAATACACGTCTAAGCAGTACAATAAGAGACTGAGGGAGTTTGGCGTGAGAGGAAGCCACTCTCGCAAAGGAAACTGCCTCGATAACGCCTGCATAGAATCCTTCTTTTCTCATCTCAAAACAGAGACATTGTACTTTTCTGAGTGTAAAACAGATGAAGAGCTCTTTCAAGCCATTGAAAAGTACATATGGTTTTATAACCATGAACGATTTCAGAAAAAACTAAACCAGTGTGCCCCGGTCGAATACCGGAACACACTGGCTGCTTAG
- a CDS encoding polysaccharide deacetylase family protein, whose protein sequence is MLRKISYVLSLLLVLGILVPQAWTDTLHAEETQLLFVDKKPIMDHFSSHEVTIRQKNRDYYEKRGEAIWDLPTEKKAIALTFDDGPNESYTPQILELLKKYGVRSTFFTVGTRVQKNPKLAQQMVQQHHELANHTLTHPDMRRLSKQRIKKELETAQSIIHTTTGVAPTLFRPPGGSYNEKIVGTAKDMGYLVVMWSWHQDTKDWTNPGVQKIVNKVLTNVRNGDIILFHDHGGDRQQTVDALKLILPELKKRGFEMVTVSELIGIRNQYPVKANLPSLLPTKMNK, encoded by the coding sequence ATGCTACGGAAAATCAGCTATGTATTGTCCCTTCTGCTTGTCTTAGGCATCTTGGTTCCGCAGGCTTGGACTGATACTCTTCATGCAGAAGAGACACAACTGCTTTTTGTTGATAAAAAACCAATCATGGATCATTTCTCCTCCCATGAGGTTACCATTCGGCAAAAAAATCGGGATTATTATGAAAAACGTGGGGAAGCCATTTGGGATCTGCCCACAGAAAAGAAAGCAATTGCTCTTACCTTTGATGATGGACCCAATGAGTCCTACACCCCACAAATCTTAGAATTATTAAAGAAATACGGAGTTAGGTCCACCTTTTTTACGGTCGGTACTCGTGTTCAAAAAAATCCCAAGTTGGCACAACAAATGGTACAGCAGCATCACGAACTAGCAAACCACACACTCACTCACCCAGATATGAGACGTCTTTCTAAACAGCGGATAAAAAAAGAATTGGAAACCGCTCAATCCATTATTCACACAACGACAGGGGTAGCTCCTACTCTGTTTCGTCCACCTGGTGGTAGTTATAACGAAAAGATTGTAGGAACCGCAAAAGATATGGGATATTTGGTTGTCATGTGGTCCTGGCACCAAGATACAAAAGATTGGACAAACCCTGGTGTACAAAAAATCGTCAATAAAGTCCTGACAAATGTACGGAATGGCGATATCATTCTATTCCATGATCACGGTGGGGATCGTCAACAAACCGTAGATGCTCTGAAATTAATTTTGCCGGAGCTTAAAAAACGCGGCTTTGAAATGGTCACGGTATCAGAGTTAATTGGCATACGGAATCAGTATCCGGTTAAGGCAAATTTACCTTCTCTTCTCCCAACGAAAATGAATAAATAA
- a CDS encoding ABC transporter substrate-binding protein, which produces MNKRNIRNATTKKQGLMNRGQRMMIAMFAGLTLLVSGCGNEATPQATSNVQPTSEKMQITNGEHTLTFEQAPKRVVSMNQHITEMLLALGVQDVMVGTAYPDDEVLPEYKGKYDLIKLLSKQYPSLEVFLSVEPDFVVGRSSAFTAKGIGSVAELEKIGIPAYTITGTLSKHPTIDEVYEDMLQLGKILHVEDRANQIVTQMKTDIQAIQQKIGKIEQPVKALVFDSVNSGLYTTGNSLETRLIEMAGGQNVFGDLEKSWSEVSWEEAIKRAPDVIVINDYDQPSAEEKIKYLLENKALADIPAIKNKRFVSLPLSDAFEGVRNVRAVEILAKGFYPEKFKTK; this is translated from the coding sequence ATGAACAAACGTAACATTCGAAATGCCACAACGAAGAAACAGGGCCTCATGAATAGAGGTCAGCGGATGATGATTGCTATGTTTGCAGGTCTTACGCTACTTGTGAGTGGCTGTGGAAACGAAGCAACTCCTCAAGCAACATCCAATGTCCAACCAACGTCTGAGAAAATGCAAATTACGAATGGGGAACATACGCTAACGTTTGAACAGGCACCTAAGCGAGTAGTCAGTATGAATCAGCATATTACTGAAATGTTGCTAGCGCTAGGTGTGCAAGATGTAATGGTTGGTACTGCTTATCCTGACGATGAAGTATTGCCTGAATACAAGGGAAAATATGATTTGATCAAACTCTTGTCTAAACAGTACCCTTCTTTAGAAGTTTTTCTAAGTGTGGAGCCTGATTTCGTTGTTGGCAGAAGCTCTGCATTTACGGCTAAAGGCATTGGCAGTGTTGCTGAGCTAGAAAAAATCGGTATCCCAGCTTACACCATTACAGGAACGTTATCAAAACATCCGACTATCGACGAAGTGTATGAGGATATGTTACAACTGGGGAAGATTCTGCACGTGGAAGATCGAGCTAATCAAATTGTGACACAGATGAAAACAGATATTCAAGCCATCCAGCAAAAGATAGGGAAGATAGAACAGCCAGTCAAAGCATTGGTCTTTGACAGTGTAAATTCAGGTCTTTATACAACAGGAAATTCACTCGAAACACGTTTGATAGAGATGGCTGGTGGACAAAACGTTTTTGGTGATTTAGAAAAATCATGGAGTGAAGTAAGCTGGGAAGAAGCTATTAAGCGTGCTCCTGATGTCATTGTAATCAATGATTATGACCAACCAAGTGCAGAGGAAAAGATTAAATACCTATTAGAAAATAAAGCACTTGCCGATATACCTGCTATTAAGAATAAGCGATTTGTGAGCTTGCCGCTCTCCGATGCTTTTGAAGGTGTTCGAAATGTGAGAGCAGTAGAAATACTGGCAAAAGGTTTTTATCCAGAGAAATTTAAAACAAAATAA
- a CDS encoding ABC transporter ATP-binding protein: MTAKMGVDKHVELRQVGYEIQGIGILHNIDLHVQKGEFVGLLGPNGSGKSTLLKQVYRTLSPTAGSILLLEKELGRYHQKQLAKELSAVVQETQIQFDFNVYELVMMGRSPHKSMWESENKHDVALVDRALAQVGLQDKADRSYLSLSGGEKQRVLLARAIVQETDLLLLDEPTNHLDIHHQLGMLHLLKQQQKSVLAALHDLNLAAMFCDRLYVLEKGVVVCSGTPQEVLRPDILEQVYKIQTEVTIHPSTGRVNISYMTPDQCS; the protein is encoded by the coding sequence GTGACCGCAAAAATGGGAGTAGACAAACATGTCGAGTTAAGGCAAGTGGGGTATGAGATCCAGGGAATAGGTATATTGCATAACATAGATTTGCATGTGCAAAAAGGAGAATTCGTTGGGCTACTTGGCCCTAATGGTAGTGGTAAATCCACTCTCTTAAAGCAAGTATATCGGACTCTCTCTCCCACTGCAGGCAGTATCCTGCTACTTGAAAAAGAACTTGGACGCTATCACCAGAAACAATTGGCAAAAGAGTTGAGTGCGGTAGTGCAGGAGACACAGATTCAATTTGATTTTAATGTATACGAGCTTGTAATGATGGGACGTTCTCCACACAAAAGTATGTGGGAGAGTGAGAATAAGCATGACGTAGCTTTAGTAGATCGTGCACTAGCCCAAGTAGGCTTGCAGGACAAGGCAGACCGCAGTTATTTAAGTTTGTCCGGTGGGGAAAAACAACGTGTTTTACTGGCAAGGGCCATTGTACAAGAGACCGATCTTTTATTGCTAGATGAACCAACAAATCATTTAGACATACATCATCAGCTGGGGATGCTACATTTGCTGAAACAACAGCAAAAAAGCGTACTGGCTGCCTTACATGATCTGAACTTGGCTGCTATGTTCTGTGATCGTCTCTATGTTTTAGAAAAAGGGGTTGTGGTTTGCTCAGGAACCCCTCAGGAAGTGCTTAGACCTGATATTTTAGAGCAAGTCTATAAGATTCAAACAGAAGTAACCATTCATCCAAGTACGGGCAGAGTTAACATAAGTTATATGACACCAGACCAATGCTCATAG
- a CDS encoding iron ABC transporter permease encodes MQQSATTAPTSINSIGKHSSKTWIAKLIGSGVVLFLSMTVAVILGPVQIDPVTVWKVIGSHLPIVQQWITTDVPKAQMHIIWDIRMPRVLLSAVVGAGLSIVGIAIQALIRNPLADPYILGVSSGASVGATAVLLFGSLGVFGSYALSFAAFLGALASIVLVFLLSLVGGRVQLIRLLLAGIAVSIMLSALTSFFIMLAPRAESLSSVLYWMMGSFTRAKWDSLVLPTIAVVSFFLFLWMNARNLNLLILGEETSTLLGLQPENMRKILLITISLVTGLLVAVSGSIGFVGLMLPHIFRLWVGSDHRRLIPLCACGGAIFMIWADVLARLIIAPEELPIGIVTALCGGPFFIWLLRRKAYTFGGS; translated from the coding sequence ATGCAACAATCCGCCACGACAGCCCCAACGTCAATTAACAGTATAGGTAAGCATTCTTCAAAAACCTGGATAGCAAAATTGATAGGAAGCGGCGTGGTTTTGTTTTTATCAATGACAGTTGCAGTCATACTGGGACCAGTGCAAATTGACCCAGTCACTGTATGGAAAGTGATAGGTTCTCATCTTCCCATTGTCCAACAGTGGATAACAACTGATGTGCCCAAAGCTCAGATGCATATTATTTGGGACATTCGTATGCCTCGTGTCCTATTGTCTGCTGTTGTGGGAGCGGGCTTGTCCATCGTAGGGATAGCCATTCAAGCCTTAATACGTAATCCTTTAGCCGATCCGTATATCTTGGGCGTTTCATCGGGGGCATCGGTGGGGGCGACAGCGGTATTGTTATTTGGTAGTTTAGGAGTATTTGGTTCGTATGCGCTTTCTTTTGCTGCTTTTTTAGGCGCTTTAGCTTCCATTGTATTAGTGTTTCTTTTGTCTCTGGTAGGGGGAAGAGTACAGTTAATTCGCCTTTTGCTAGCTGGGATAGCTGTTTCTATCATGTTGTCAGCACTAACTAGTTTCTTTATTATGCTGGCTCCGCGAGCAGAAAGTCTTTCTAGTGTTTTGTACTGGATGATGGGAAGCTTTACCCGGGCCAAATGGGACTCACTTGTATTGCCAACCATTGCGGTAGTTTCTTTTTTTCTATTTCTGTGGATGAACGCACGAAATTTAAATTTGTTGATTTTAGGGGAAGAAACATCTACGCTGTTGGGTTTACAACCAGAAAATATGCGTAAGATTCTTCTGATTACTATTTCCCTTGTGACGGGGTTGTTGGTTGCTGTAAGCGGTAGCATTGGGTTTGTCGGTTTAATGCTACCGCATATCTTTCGGCTGTGGGTGGGTTCCGATCATAGGAGACTTATTCCCCTATGTGCCTGTGGTGGAGCCATTTTTATGATCTGGGCAGATGTGCTGGCAAGATTGATCATCGCACCTGAGGAATTGCCGATAGGAATAGTCACAGCGCTATGCGGCGGTCCATTTTTTATCTGGTTACTTCGTCGTAAAGCGTACACGTTTGGAGGAAGCTAA